The following are encoded together in the Planococcus antarcticus DSM 14505 genome:
- a CDS encoding homoserine dehydrogenase gives MKNEISIGLLGLGTVGSGVAKIIQQHQQDLHHKLGAQVSIGKVLVRDTNKDRLSSLDPSVFTTDIEEILNDSSLDIIVEVMGGIDGAKSAIEKALRAGKQVVTANKDVMAEYGHELLKLADFEKCDLFYEASVAGGVPIIRTLEDGLASDRISSLMGIVNGTTNFILTKMKKENMTYEDALAEATELGYAEADPSADVDGIDAARKMVILSSLAFSTEVHLDDVLVRGMKEIRDGDLELANKFGYTMKMVGSSTKDEDGIEVSVEPIFLANSHPLAAVNNEFNAVYIYGDAVGETMLYGPGAGSLPTATSVVSDIIAACRNLQLGVNGKRAHSAQHVRVIKPESKRFSKYFHRLLVNDEVGVLSKMTSIYSKHEASIQSVMQSPAGEVDKAELVLLTHQISRQQHLDVLSDLEGTASVISHYRIEGEETA, from the coding sequence ATGAAAAATGAAATTTCAATCGGATTATTAGGCCTTGGAACGGTGGGCAGCGGAGTTGCTAAAATCATCCAGCAGCATCAGCAGGATTTGCATCATAAATTAGGTGCCCAGGTTTCAATCGGAAAAGTACTGGTCAGAGATACAAATAAGGACCGGCTTTCTAGTTTAGATCCGAGTGTATTCACGACGGATATAGAAGAAATATTGAATGATTCTTCTCTCGACATCATTGTTGAAGTAATGGGCGGCATAGACGGTGCAAAATCAGCTATCGAAAAAGCGCTCAGAGCAGGTAAACAAGTCGTTACCGCCAATAAAGATGTCATGGCAGAATATGGTCATGAATTATTAAAATTGGCGGACTTCGAAAAATGCGATCTTTTCTATGAGGCAAGTGTTGCTGGCGGTGTGCCGATCATTCGCACATTAGAAGATGGCCTGGCTTCTGACCGAATCTCTAGTTTGATGGGAATTGTCAACGGCACAACAAATTTCATATTGACAAAGATGAAAAAAGAAAATATGACTTATGAAGATGCATTAGCTGAAGCGACTGAATTGGGATACGCTGAAGCAGATCCTTCAGCAGATGTTGATGGCATTGACGCAGCGCGGAAGATGGTCATTCTGTCTTCACTAGCATTCTCGACAGAAGTCCATTTGGATGATGTGCTGGTGAGAGGAATGAAAGAAATTCGTGATGGCGATTTGGAACTAGCGAATAAATTCGGGTATACCATGAAAATGGTCGGTTCTTCAACGAAAGATGAAGATGGAATCGAAGTGTCAGTAGAACCGATCTTCCTGGCAAACTCACATCCGCTTGCAGCTGTGAACAACGAATTTAATGCAGTATACATATATGGGGATGCTGTAGGTGAGACCATGCTCTATGGTCCGGGAGCAGGATCTTTGCCAACAGCGACGTCTGTCGTATCTGACATTATCGCAGCATGTCGCAACCTGCAACTCGGCGTCAACGGAAAACGTGCCCATTCAGCGCAACATGTGCGTGTCATCAAACCGGAATCAAAACGGTTTTCAAAATATTTCCACCGCTTGCTAGTAAATGATGAAGTTGGTGTTTTATCAAAAATGACATCGATCTATAGCAAGCATGAGGCCAGCATCCAATCGGTCATGCAGTCGCCTGCCGGAGAAGTTGACAAGGCTGAATTGGTCTTGCTGACTCATCAAATTTCTCGACAGCAACATTTGGACGTATTGAGTGATTTGGAAGGAACGGCGAGCGTCATTAGCCATTACCGCATAGAAGGAGAGGAAACAGCATGA
- a CDS encoding aspartate kinase produces the protein MKVSKFGGTSVASAQQIKKVAAIVKAEPSRKIVVVSAPGKRFDGDVKVTDLLINLSATALRDEPTEAPLAKVLGRYSEIADELGLANDIQKVIETDLMNRLQSDKSSPPLFADLIKASGEDNAAKLIAAYLTSIGLAAEYVNPFDAGLFVNGLPERAQALPEAYDRLAALGNKETITVFPGFFGYTKEGLLRTFERGGSDITGSILAAAVKAELYENFTDVDCVFAANPRVVENPVEIEQMTYREMRELSYAGFAVLHDEALMPVFKAAVPLCIRNTNNPAAPGTMIVAERNHSLRPVTGISADSGFSTLYVSKYLMNREIGFGRRLLQILEDEEISYEHIPSGIDNLSVILRSHQLTADKEQRIVDRVKTELLADDVHIRSDFSMIVLVGEGMNNTKGLTARAANAFARTGVNIEMINQGSSEVSLVFGILKEDEQKILNELYKEFFEPVLVH, from the coding sequence ATGAAAGTGAGCAAATTTGGCGGTACTTCAGTAGCTAGTGCACAACAGATAAAAAAAGTAGCGGCAATCGTTAAAGCGGAGCCTTCCCGCAAGATTGTCGTCGTCTCCGCTCCCGGCAAGCGATTTGATGGAGATGTAAAAGTGACGGATCTGCTGATTAACTTGTCAGCCACCGCACTCCGGGATGAACCGACCGAAGCTCCTCTTGCCAAAGTCTTGGGACGCTATTCGGAAATTGCAGATGAATTAGGGCTAGCCAATGACATCCAAAAAGTCATCGAAACTGACCTTATGAACCGTCTTCAATCCGATAAAAGTTCTCCCCCTCTTTTTGCGGACCTGATCAAAGCAAGCGGCGAAGACAACGCTGCAAAATTGATCGCCGCTTACCTGACATCCATCGGTCTCGCCGCCGAATACGTTAATCCGTTTGATGCCGGTTTGTTTGTAAATGGCTTGCCTGAACGGGCACAGGCGCTCCCTGAGGCTTATGATCGTCTGGCAGCATTGGGCAATAAAGAAACCATCACAGTCTTCCCTGGCTTTTTCGGTTATACAAAAGAAGGCTTGCTGCGGACATTCGAACGCGGCGGATCAGATATCACAGGCTCAATTCTGGCAGCTGCAGTCAAGGCGGAGCTCTATGAAAACTTTACCGATGTTGACTGTGTGTTTGCGGCAAATCCGCGTGTCGTCGAAAATCCTGTCGAAATCGAACAGATGACTTATCGGGAAATGCGGGAACTTTCATATGCTGGATTTGCGGTTCTGCACGATGAAGCCTTGATGCCTGTTTTTAAAGCGGCGGTTCCTTTATGCATCCGCAATACCAATAATCCAGCAGCTCCAGGAACTATGATTGTCGCAGAGCGCAATCATTCGCTGCGCCCTGTTACTGGAATCTCCGCAGACAGCGGCTTCTCAACGCTCTACGTCAGTAAATACTTGATGAACCGTGAAATTGGTTTTGGCCGCAGATTACTTCAAATATTGGAAGACGAAGAAATTTCATATGAACATATCCCATCTGGTATCGATAACCTTTCCGTTATTTTGCGCAGCCATCAATTGACTGCCGATAAAGAGCAGCGAATTGTTGATCGTGTGAAAACAGAGCTTCTGGCTGATGATGTCCATATCCGAAGTGATTTTTCAATGATTGTCCTCGTTGGAGAAGGCATGAACAATACCAAGGGTCTGACTGCCCGCGCAGCGAATGCGTTTGCCAGAACCGGAGTCAATATTGAAATGATTAATCAGGGTTCTTCCGAAGTGAGTTTGGTGTTCGGTATCTTGAAAGAAGATGAGCAAAAAATATTGAACGAATTGTACAAAGAATTCTTTGAGCCTGTTTTGGTTCATTAA